One genomic segment of Pandoraea sputorum includes these proteins:
- a CDS encoding FAD-dependent oxidoreductase — protein sequence MILDANDIPAGTELQADLCIAGAGAAGITLALALEASGLDVILLESGGDAPEPAVQQLYTGTVANARLHPPADSYRVRRFGGSTTLWGGRCMPLDAIDFEARDYMPHSGWPIGLDTLMPWYGQANALCEAGEFAYTAEQAFPRADHPSRPMIGNFESDVFSTNTLERFSCPTDFGARYRNRLAKGRVRVVQHANLCHLPQTNNATRLVGPAQVKTLEGKAFTVAARAYVLATGGLEVPRLLLNSPGVSGNGLGNAHDVVGRYYMSHIAGTIGTLDLSGASSVWHGYDVSDEGIYCRRRLALRPQAQHDLHAGNFIARLHHPRIPDAGHGNGILSALYLARPIVPYEYAKRLYGDAPGGAGNWLAHARNVITDAPNTVRFLSHWLTHRTLATRKFPSVIVRPANLRFSLDFHAEQAPCEDSRVMVGDERDALGMRRIHIDWRYTRQDVETVTRSLAALAQEIERTGVGSFSYDPAEVEAEMTRYGAYGGHHIGTARMGDDPHTSVVDANGRLHEADNVFIAGAAVFPTSGQANPTLSIVALALRLADHLQRQANVTALPVPVTSTHSTAL from the coding sequence ATGATCCTCGACGCCAACGACATTCCTGCCGGTACCGAACTGCAAGCCGACTTGTGCATCGCAGGCGCAGGCGCGGCGGGCATCACGCTCGCGCTGGCGCTCGAAGCCAGCGGCCTTGACGTGATCCTGCTCGAGAGTGGCGGCGACGCCCCAGAGCCCGCCGTGCAGCAGCTCTACACGGGCACCGTCGCTAACGCACGCCTGCATCCGCCCGCCGACAGCTATCGCGTGCGCCGCTTCGGTGGTTCGACCACGTTATGGGGCGGACGCTGCATGCCGCTCGACGCCATCGACTTCGAAGCACGCGACTACATGCCGCACAGCGGCTGGCCCATCGGGCTCGACACGCTGATGCCGTGGTACGGACAAGCCAACGCGCTATGCGAAGCGGGCGAGTTCGCCTATACCGCCGAGCAGGCATTCCCGCGCGCCGATCATCCCTCGCGCCCGATGATCGGCAACTTCGAGAGCGATGTCTTCTCGACGAACACGCTGGAGAGGTTTAGTTGTCCGACGGACTTCGGCGCGCGCTACCGCAACCGTCTCGCGAAAGGTCGCGTGCGTGTCGTGCAGCACGCCAATCTCTGTCATCTGCCTCAGACGAATAACGCAACGCGCCTCGTCGGCCCCGCGCAGGTGAAGACGCTCGAAGGAAAGGCCTTCACGGTAGCAGCCCGCGCGTACGTGCTGGCAACGGGTGGACTGGAGGTGCCGCGTCTGCTGCTGAACAGTCCCGGCGTCAGCGGCAACGGGCTGGGGAACGCACACGATGTCGTCGGCCGCTACTACATGAGCCACATCGCCGGGACCATCGGCACGCTCGATCTGTCGGGGGCCAGTTCCGTGTGGCACGGCTACGACGTCTCCGATGAAGGCATCTATTGCCGTCGGCGTCTCGCATTGCGTCCACAGGCGCAGCACGACCTCCATGCAGGCAACTTCATCGCCCGTTTGCACCACCCACGCATTCCGGACGCGGGGCACGGCAACGGCATTCTGTCGGCGCTTTATCTCGCACGGCCTATCGTGCCGTACGAGTACGCGAAGCGTCTGTACGGGGATGCGCCGGGCGGCGCAGGCAACTGGCTGGCGCACGCGCGCAACGTCATCACGGATGCGCCCAACACCGTGCGCTTCCTCTCGCACTGGCTGACACACCGAACGCTCGCCACGCGCAAGTTCCCGTCGGTGATCGTGCGTCCGGCCAACCTCCGCTTCAGTCTCGACTTCCACGCCGAGCAAGCGCCTTGCGAGGACAGCCGCGTCATGGTCGGCGACGAGCGGGATGCGCTCGGCATGCGACGCATTCACATCGACTGGCGCTATACGCGACAGGACGTCGAGACCGTGACGCGCTCGCTGGCCGCGCTCGCACAGGAAATCGAACGTACCGGCGTCGGCAGCTTCTCCTACGATCCCGCCGAAGTGGAAGCCGAAATGACGCGCTACGGCGCTTACGGCGGCCATCACATCGGGACCGCCCGCATGGGCGACGATCCACACACGAGCGTGGTCGATGCCAATGGCCGTCTGCATGAGGCCGACAACGTTTTTATCGCGGGTGCAGCGGTCTTCCCGACGTCCGGCCAGGCCAACCCCACGCTAAGCATCGTGGCGCTCGCGCTGCGCCTCGCAGACCATTTGCAGCGGCAGGCGAATGTGACCGCCCTGCCCGTTCCCGTCACCTCGACACATTCCACCGCTCTCTGA
- a CDS encoding NAD-dependent epimerase/dehydratase family protein, with protein sequence MKARILVTGATGFIGRHIVDALAASDWAEPVAASRRPGAGMRVVDALSAASLAEALADVDGLVNCVAGSPETIVANARALRQALDARSTPLPVVYFSSMAVYGVAEGHIDESAALAGASPYGMAKVEAEQALAGLPTVTVLRPGCVYGGGSPQWSARIAELLRAGRLGDLGAAGDAHSNLVHVDDVVKVALNALRNPAAGGHAYNLAMTGSPRWNEYFTAYAMALGATPVKRIGGRRLKIETKLVAPALKIAEIAGRKIGVKGLPAPLPPSLARLWQQDIVLDGSRAEKTFDLSWTPWRDAVQAEAARDR encoded by the coding sequence ATGAAAGCTCGCATTCTTGTTACCGGCGCGACCGGGTTTATCGGCCGCCATATCGTGGACGCGCTCGCCGCCAGCGACTGGGCGGAGCCTGTCGCTGCGTCGCGCCGTCCGGGTGCGGGCATGCGCGTGGTCGACGCGTTGTCTGCTGCCTCGCTGGCCGAAGCGCTCGCCGATGTCGACGGTCTGGTGAACTGCGTCGCCGGGTCACCGGAGACGATCGTGGCGAATGCCCGCGCGTTGCGTCAGGCACTGGACGCACGCAGCACGCCGCTGCCTGTCGTCTATTTCAGCTCGATGGCAGTGTATGGCGTTGCCGAGGGGCACATCGACGAATCTGCAGCACTCGCAGGAGCGAGTCCCTACGGCATGGCCAAAGTGGAAGCCGAGCAGGCGCTGGCGGGTCTGCCGACGGTGACGGTGTTGCGTCCGGGATGTGTGTACGGAGGCGGCAGCCCGCAATGGTCCGCACGCATCGCCGAACTGCTGCGCGCAGGCCGCCTCGGCGACCTCGGCGCCGCAGGCGACGCGCATAGCAACCTCGTGCACGTGGACGACGTCGTGAAGGTCGCGCTGAACGCACTGCGCAACCCGGCCGCAGGTGGGCACGCCTACAACCTCGCCATGACCGGCTCGCCGCGCTGGAACGAGTACTTCACCGCGTACGCGATGGCGCTGGGTGCGACGCCCGTGAAGCGCATCGGCGGACGTCGGCTGAAGATCGAAACGAAGCTCGTCGCCCCGGCGCTGAAGATCGCCGAAATCGCGGGACGAAAGATCGGTGTGAAGGGATTGCCTGCGCCGTTGCCGCCGTCGCTCGCACGTCTGTGGCAGCAGGACATCGTGCTGGACGGCAGCCGCGCGGAAAAGACGTTCGATCTGTCGTGGACGCCCTGGCGCGATGCGGTTCAGGCGGAAGCAGCGCGCGACCGGTAA
- a CDS encoding lipopolysaccharide biosynthesis protein, which produces MSDTPNTSAPSAKSGASMLRGSVISLGVRLLDLPSRYGFHLLIAAALGVVETGNFYIVFSTMVALAGFGRLGMDQALTRQLAMDIASGESAAVRPTIRRALMQVFIASAAVSVLLAGGAALFANDILKKPELVVPLMLGALSFIPQNMGAAVAGALAGLQRVGFSQMIYSWLWPAVFCVAAIPLVATGKLTVVNTLILTAASFTVAALVGAVLLRRFLRDVPAGEPHGAIPGLLKPGLSLFSLELTKLLITSAPAIVLGIVASSRETGLFALAWRLALVVNILISGVTGMAAPRFASLYARQDLPGLERSAAQAIGLVLCLALPVTLGMLVIPQFLLGLFGHGFDDGASALRVLALGQIAAACFTAMPELLGMTAHTRALMRINVVSVVVLLVGLAALTPMGGSVGASVAASLAIAVNGAAAAWAARRLLGVSPFAALWRWTAGRLSRR; this is translated from the coding sequence ATGTCGGACACGCCGAACACGTCCGCGCCATCCGCGAAATCCGGGGCTTCGATGCTGCGCGGCAGCGTGATCAGCCTCGGCGTACGGCTGCTGGATTTGCCGAGCCGGTACGGCTTTCACCTGCTCATTGCGGCCGCGTTGGGCGTTGTCGAGACGGGTAACTTCTACATCGTCTTCAGCACGATGGTCGCGCTCGCAGGCTTCGGGCGTCTCGGCATGGATCAGGCGCTCACGCGTCAGTTGGCGATGGACATCGCATCGGGTGAGTCTGCCGCCGTGCGGCCGACGATCCGTCGCGCGCTGATGCAGGTGTTCATCGCGTCGGCGGCCGTCTCGGTGCTGCTCGCGGGTGGGGCGGCGCTCTTTGCCAACGACATCCTGAAAAAGCCGGAGCTTGTCGTGCCGCTCATGCTGGGTGCGCTGTCGTTTATCCCGCAGAACATGGGGGCGGCGGTGGCCGGTGCGCTCGCGGGATTGCAACGCGTGGGCTTCAGCCAGATGATCTACTCGTGGCTGTGGCCTGCGGTTTTCTGCGTGGCGGCGATTCCGCTGGTGGCGACGGGCAAGCTGACAGTCGTCAATACGCTGATCCTCACGGCCGCAAGCTTCACGGTGGCCGCATTGGTGGGTGCGGTGCTGCTTCGCCGTTTCCTGCGCGACGTGCCTGCGGGTGAGCCGCATGGCGCGATTCCCGGCTTGCTCAAGCCGGGTCTGTCACTGTTCTCGCTCGAACTCACCAAGCTGCTGATCACATCGGCACCGGCCATTGTGCTCGGGATTGTGGCGTCGTCGCGCGAGACGGGTCTGTTCGCGTTGGCGTGGCGTCTGGCGCTGGTCGTCAACATTCTGATCAGCGGTGTGACCGGCATGGCTGCACCGCGATTCGCCAGTCTTTACGCGCGTCAGGATCTGCCGGGGCTGGAGCGCAGTGCGGCGCAGGCCATCGGCCTGGTGTTGTGTCTGGCGCTGCCGGTGACGCTCGGCATGCTCGTCATTCCGCAGTTCCTGTTGGGGCTGTTCGGTCACGGGTTCGACGATGGCGCGAGCGCCTTGCGCGTACTTGCGCTCGGTCAGATCGCTGCCGCGTGTTTCACCGCGATGCCAGAATTGCTCGGCATGACGGCACATACGCGCGCGCTGATGCGTATCAACGTGGTGTCGGTTGTGGTGCTGCTCGTGGGTCTGGCCGCGCTCACGCCGATGGGCGGCAGTGTCGGCGCGTCGGTTGCGGCGTCGCTGGCGATTGCCGTGAACGGTGCCGCCGCCGCATGGGCCGCACGCCGCTTGCTCGGCGTGTCGCCGTTCGCGGCGCTCTGGCGGTGGACGGCGGGGCGGCTGTCACGTCGTTGA